The Megalobrama amblycephala isolate DHTTF-2021 linkage group LG16, ASM1881202v1, whole genome shotgun sequence genome includes the window CTTGAAAACACTTGATTTTTGTGCTTTTtggttgatttttatttatttatttattgttaatatATATTTGGTATTTGTAGGCTACTATTTGATTGTTGCTATTTCAAAGTGCAATTCTTTTGTAGTTCTAATAAAATTACTGAAACATTTATGCATTGGCTATTTGGTAACATTTGTAAGAAATACAATAGCGGAATATtgtccctttttttttctttcatttaaattgtaaaaatgtaaattgcaAAAGAGAAGTCACATTATAAATACTTAAGAACATCAAGAATGTAATACAAAAGTTGTACACTAGGGAGCGCTTAAAACATATTTAGGAAAATACAGACTACAATTAGACGTCATGACGCATCCCATGACGCAGTGTTTGTTCGTCAAACTTGGCTGGTTTTAGGACCTTGAGTTTGACAGATCAGTGGACTGGGTGTGGAGAGCTGCTCTATTCATCAAGAACAGATCGCCTTTTGCAAACTGCTGCTCTGTTTACCTGCGCAGCGCGTCTCTCTTCTCTGTAACGTTACCTTTCCGCTGGACCTATTCAGCGTCTCTGTTCTGGTAAGTTCCTATTTAACAGTAGTTTAAATGGATAACATTACTAATTGCGGATGTGCGTCAGGATTAAATCACAACGGCCTACTAAACTTTAACTTTAAAGTCGATTTTTACAGTAGTTAAACAAAGACAGCTGCATGAAACTAATGCGTTACCAATTCATGTGTTCATATAAATTTCCTTGGGCCTGTATAGTACTGACATTCATAATGCAGGAATGGTTTGTTTATTCAGTGATTTACCTTCAGAAAGAGATAGATACCAAAGGTAAATAGGCTATACGGTTATTTTTACTATTAGATAATGATAAATGGGTTTTGTAGTGAGCTAACTGTCACAGCTATTGGTATGTGTTTATTTACCTGTTGCAGTATTTAGTTAAACTTGCTTAATCATCTTTGTTTAATCATgcctttttatattttcttttccttGTTCAAAGTGCTCAAGATGTTTTTGGCCCAAAAATTACTTAAAGGACTCGTAGATGTTGTCAGGTAAGCCTGTACTCTCCTACTTTACTGCTTGATCAAAGCAAAACATCTACATTTTCAACAATTCATCAATGATATAATTTTGCCTTTTCCTTGCATTACAGCAACATCGACCAGTTTGTTCCTTCTGACCCAGTAAGTTTGCATattatgtattcatttatattttttcatagTTTGTGCCATGTCATTAAGCACTTTGGCGAATCCTGGAAGTCAAATATAGTGGTCCATTGATTTTTTACCTTGGCTCATGAAAAAGTTTAATGCACTTTTCACAGTACTTATCTTGTCTGCTCTTCCAGCCTCCTCCCAAAAGACCACTCGCATATGCAAACCAGAATGAAACCGATGAGGAGAGGCAGTTTCGCAAAGTATTTCAACAACTTGCAGGGGATGTGAGTAGACCTGTCCTGTTTTTAATTTCCATTTCATTGGAGTGTTCTACTGTTTATACTGTGGTGCAGTTTCTAATAAGATCACGTGAACACAGTCTGAGTTAAGTCAGGTTCATTCACTTATTGTATCCTCCCATACTTCTCAAATGATCCCTGCACCTGCATACAAAGATCCATAAAGGTCTGACTACATTTTCACAAATCAGAAACGCATTCATTAGACGTTCTGGTTTCAACCCAGAAACTTCCACATCAAGGCATTGCCTACATTCCATCACTTTGCTCCACCCAGCATGGCTTTCACATGGTGTTCAGCGAGGTTTACTAACAAAACGGGTGTGGTTATACCATGCTTAACTAGTCTAGGGGGAAGAAGTATGACGGGCTCTTCCTCTTTTTCACATTCCTGCCATTGTGAAGAAGACTGTCCTGATGGGTTTGGTTTGTGGTGAGTCACAGAGGGGCGTCGAAGCCTGCTTTACTGGAGTACTGGATTCATTAGATGCAGGAGCTCTCTCCAAAGTTTTACACTAGTGGAAAATTACAATCAGAACATAATGTTAGAGAAAatcacaagttttttttcctATAACAATAGAGTGCATCAGTGGCCGACCACTTTTTCAGCAGCGCTGGTTCCGGAAGagttttttccattcatttttccccCAGAGATTTTAAAAAGTCTTTGATAAAAAGTTATAAGCCATAAACCAAGACAGTCAGCTTCAAGGTGAATCACAACACTACAAACTTTAATTTGATAGTTTTTGAAAATCAGACGAAAAGACAAAGGTTCAAGACTGTGTACTTAATGGCTTTattgagggaaagaactacaatcccatgaagcaatGCGAACAGCATAATCagattaattatgattaattaagattaattactttttttcaaacTTTTATTAATAGAAACTGTGttgatatattaaataaattacatgggtcccactttatattaagtggccttaactactatgtacttacatttaaattaatcatttgatacaatgcacttattgtgtacatacattgtacttatatttaaaaacacctgcatgtaattacatctataatcaatttctgtatttacatttatatttaaactattgacccatcccttacaacTTACCCCTAcacttaaacctacccataccaccaaagctttccctaaccttacccgtatcccacctcaaaagcagcaaaagtgttttgcaattcaatatgaacccaataagtacattgtatttattttttgatttaagtacatagtagttaagtcCACTTAATAAAAGTGGGACCATTACATGATTCATTTTGTGATTCTGTCAGAAACAATTTCTTAAATAGAAACATTAATTACTAAAGGgggaaaaagaaatgttttcagGTTACAACTTGATTTTTGATGtgttttagcatttttattacacttaataatatttaataaataattaatcaaaCTAATTAAAGTTATTTCATGGCCCCATGGTTGAGAACtgctgaaatataaaatataaattttatatacaAGTTCTTGTTTTGTCTCTGTTCTGTTTTGGATATTACTAGTCTCTAAAAAGTGAGATAGTTTTAAGCCTTATTGAAAGAAGAGAGCAGCTGTTctgacatttttattcattttctctcaTCACAGGACATGGAGGTAAGCCCTAATGAACTGATGAACATCCTTAACAAGATTATTTCCAAACGTAAGTTTCTTTAACATATGTACGTACGGCACAAATGAGGCGTTATGTAAAAGGTGCTAAATAAGATGATCCCTTATGTTCAATTCTAGATGGTGATCTGAAGACAGATGGTTTCACTATTGAGTCCTGCAGAAGCATGGTTGCAGTAATGGATGTATCCTTCAATACAATCAATCATTAACAGAATGTTAACAGACGTATTGCATTTTTTGAGTAAGTGCACATGTGGTACATCAATTTTGCCTTAACTATCTGCTCTCAGAGTGACAGTACTGGAAAACTGGGATTTGAGGAATTCAAGTATCTCTGGAATAACATCAAGAGGTGGCAGGTACAAATACTGttaattttatactttttttgtacttaaaggattagtccacttttaaaaaacttttcctgataatttactcaccctcatgtcatccaagatgtccatgtctttctttcttcagtcgaaaagaaattaaagtttttgatgaaaacattccacgatttttctccttatagtagacttcaatgggcatcaaacagttgaaggtcaaaattagtttaattgcagcttcaaattgttctacacgatcccagatgagaaataagggtcttgtctagagaaaccatcgctcattttctgaaaaaaaaaattgaaaattatataagttttaatcataaatgctcatcttgaactagctctcattcttcttctctgtttgaattccagcattgtagacactgctaagcgtaatactgccctccacagtcaaagtttgaactaattgttatatactattgaactagcatattgcatataaaaattagttcaaaactttgacctgcggagggcagtaatacacttagcagtgtctacacggTTGGAATTCAaacagagaagaagaagagagctagttcaagatcaGCATTTATGgataaaacttatataattttcaatttttttcagaaaatgagcgatggtttcactagataagacccttatttctcatctgggatcgtgtagaacaatttgaagctgcaatgaaactaattttgaccttcaactgtttggtgcccattgaagtccactatatggagaaaaattctggaatgttttcatcaaaaacttaaatttcttttcgactgaagaaagaaagacatggacatcttggatgacatgagggtgagtaaattatcaggaaaagtttatttaaaagtggactaatcctttaagcttatagggttacattttatattaggtgtctttaaatATGTACTTAAATAAGAAATCGATAGGTACAATGTACTTACTGTGttcatgttgtattgcaaaacacttttgctgctattgacaTGGGAAGTTAAGGTTGGGTTaaggtgggttaaggtgtaagggaagtGTCAACAGTGCAATTATAGATGTAATCACAGAAATGAACTAGATAGAAAAGTTTATCAAGATAAACTTTGATtttggcttgagaaagcctgACAAGAAAGTTTGAAGaagttttaaaagcttgaagTATGAAGGTTTtcagtttgaagtagttttaagttcaaaatagttttaaagtttaaaggtTTTGAAGGTAAGAGTTTCAGGAGATAGATATAtaggttgctaaggtgttttttttaagcatgtttccaacatgatttaacactttGCTAGCAAATTTGAACATGTTGCTTACATGTtcctagcatgaattagcacaaaactagcatgatttagcatattgctagcatgtttccaGCATCAATTAGTATATAGtacattttaacatgttgctagcatgttttagcatgttgttcTAGGctagagatagttcacccaaaaataaaaattctgtcattatttactcaccgttatgtagttccaaacctgtatgaatttctttctcctgttgaactaaaaagaagatattttgaagaatggctaccgtcaactgtctggttaccaacattcttcaaaatatcttctttctcAAGTCAATATATTTACAGTTgtaattactgtttttttttttaaatatataagtacagtgtaaaaacatgtatgtacacaataagtggattgtatcaaatgattaatataAATGCTAggacatagtagttaaagacactttATTTAAAGTGGGACccttttttttatcttatacAAACTTTATATTCAGGGGACTATTTAGTGTCAACTAACTATCATGAatgtcatgattttttttttttttttctaattgctttAACGATGAGTTACCACTTAGTATATTTATTAGTTTTCTTGTGCATCCGACAGATTTATATTTCCTTTCATAAATGTTTCAGAGCAACCTGTTTTTGTTAAATCCAGGGCATTTACAAATCTTATGATGCCGATCGCTCAGGTGTGATTGGGTCTGATGAGCTGCCTGGAGCTTTCAAAGCAGCAGGTGAGCAGTGTTGTCAGTActgacattattactgtttttataggCATGCTAAAGTCCTctatgtgctttttttttaatattgtggAAAAATACTAGTATATCTACCAGTCATAATTCATATTCAGCAAGTCAGAGTGGAATAGAATTTGTTTAATTTCTAATTTGTTCCCTCCTTTAGGGTTCCCACTCAATGACCAGCTTTTCCAGTTGATCATCCGGCGATATAGTGACGAAAAGGGCAACATGGATTTTGATAATTTCATTGGGTGTCTTGTGCGCCTGGATGCCATGTGCCGTACGTTGACTGAATATCTTGCAGTCTTTATTGTTTCATCACAGGCTCAGTATATTTTTAGATTCAGCATTACTTGCCTTGCTAATGTTTTGCTATTTACAGGTGCCTTCAAGACACTTGATAACGACAACAACGGGACCATTAAAGTCAACATTCAAGAGGTACTGTATGGGAACTATAATTGAAGAAGACCACAAGAAACCAGCACTTTATGACTTGCACCATCAGTCTGCTAAATTAGCTTCTATATAACTCTCTTTTGTTTCTCGTTCACAGTGGTTGCAGCTGACTATGTACTCCT containing:
- the capns1b gene encoding calpain small subunit 1b, translating into MFLAQKLLKGLVDVVSNIDQFVPSDPPPPKRPLAYANQNETDEERQFRKVFQQLAGDDMEVSPNELMNILNKIISKHGDLKTDGFTIESCRSMVAVMDSDSTGKLGFEEFKYLWNNIKRWQGIYKSYDADRSGVIGSDELPGAFKAAGFPLNDQLFQLIIRRYSDEKGNMDFDNFIGCLVRLDAMCRAFKTLDNDNNGTIKVNIQEWLQLTMYS